AGTATAATTTCTGGCATTTAGTGTAAGTACAGTATGTAATTGAACGACTATTGTGAGTGAAGTATCTTGCGGCAGTGACAGTTCTACTGTGTTTTCCATAATGTCTGAAGTGTTAGTGTGTTTGACCATTGTGTTTTGTCTGTCCAGTCGCTCTGTAGAGATGAATGGTGGCTACACGGCTGCTCTCAGGGACCAGTACATCAACACCCCCATGAACACCCCCTACCAGCTGCTACCTCACCTCTTCAGCTACCATGCCCAGTCAGGCCTGCTGGCCCCCCAGCCCCGCAGCCTCTACCCCCAGTCACACCCCCTGGTGCTGCAGCTAGTTGCTGCAGAGGACCTGGCTCCACTGGCCACCCCCATGCTGATAGAGGACGGGTGAGTAGGCCTGCTTAACCTGAAATATCTGCTGAGCACTCAAACTGTGGCATGTTTTTGATCTACCAATTCCAGCAGACATCTATTTGGAAATgtgttttagaaatgtgtgttccATTTTACAATATGAATTTTCTGACCATGTGACCAGGTCAGCTACAAATCCTGGCCCAATACAATAATATGAACAGCATGCTGTTATGAATTCTGTTGATATTCACATCcatgcctctctgtctccctgtcagGTACAAGGTGACTCAGGTGGAGTTGTTTGCACTGCTGTGTCGTCTGGCCGACGAGCTGCTGTTCCGTCAAATCTCGTGGATCAAGAAGCTGCCGTTCTTCTGTGAGTTGTCCATCGAGGACTACACCTGTCTGCTCAGCTCCACCTGGCAGGAACTCATCCTGCTCTCCTGCCTCACCATCTACAGTGCGCAGATCTTTGGAGACCTGGCTGACGTCACCGCCAAGTACACGCCCTCTGATGACGAGCTGCAAGGGTGAGTATTGCCAGACAGTGGGATCACTGTTAGGGTTAAACAATGATACTAGGGTTAACCATAACCGCTGGCCTTGTGTTCATAGGTTTATTTTGGAATCATTGTATGGAAAGAGACCATTTAGCTGGGAGACCCTCCTCTTCTGCTTTTGTGTAGGCATTCATGCATCAGAGGTTAGAAGGCAATAGTGTTTGCTTACCTAGACTTATGTTATTGTAGTATTTTTGGGAGGTGTGGTGGCTGAATATGGCTCTAAAGAGAAGGGATGATGTCAAAATTGAAGTTGTGTTTCCTTCTGCAACAACAGTCTCCTACGGAGACCACCGTTCCACTCTGTGGATTCACAATCTATAAAGGCTATGATATTTCTACCATTACATCGGGGTATATTGGTTTTGGAAGTGTGCCAGTGAACTGGCCCGTGAAGTGGACGACTCCTCAGGACTGTGGCTAGCACTGTCTGGGCCATTATGAAATACaggtctgtccctctgtcccagATTGGCCATAATACTGTGAGGGCTTAGTTGTGTGTAAATCAGACCAGAATTATCTGACCTTTTGGCACACTTGTTCCTAATTTTCTATTGGATTTACGACTGGGTTGTGTTGCAATGGCCCATTTGCCTGCAGTTTGCACATACAAGGAGAAGGTGTCTGATTTACTAAGGCAGTGCTAAACGGTGTGTAGGCACATTTACTAAAGATATAGTTAAAGAGATCAAGATTTAAGAGGAGCTGTAGAGACGGGTATAGAGATTGATGAGTTCAGTTATTCAGTTTGACATGTTTAAGTACATGCTCCATCCTTAAAGCTAAAGGAAATGTTTAGTCAGAGAGATTAATGTCCTTAATCACTTGTAGTGGATCAGGCATAATCCACTTCTTCCCCCTTTTGCTCATCTTCTTAGTATGGTCATGATTTAATCAACTCTCACATTATCATGAATCTACTCTCCCTTCACTTTTTATTTCTTTGTGATTTTCCACTTCTGTAGCTGTGTGTACGAGAGCTGGTAGTCTTGTTGATTTTGTGggttgtttgtgagtgtgtgtgcgtgcgtgcgtatcaCATTTCACAATCTCACCATGTTTTTGTATACGTCCCCCCTAGGTTCAGTGAGAATGGCATGGAGGTGATGGAGAGGTTGATCTATCTGTTCCGCAAGTTCCACCAGTTGAAGGTCAGCAACGAGGAGTACGCCTGCATGAAAGCCATAAACTTCCTGaaccaaggtaacacacacacgcacacagtcagacacagcaCTGTTCCAACAGGAATTTTCAAAACGGCTCTGCTGCTCAGATGCTTTATTGAATAAAAAGGATACAAACATCACACATACATGAACAGTAGCTAATGTCCTCTCCTCAATGTGTTCCTGTCTGTTGGGCAGATATCCGTGGTCTGACTAACATCTCCCAGTTGGAGCAGCTGAACAAGCGTTACTGGTACGTGTGTCAGGACTACACTGAGTACAAGTACCCTCACCAGCCCAAACGCTTCCCTGAGATCATGATGTGTCTGCCAGAGATCCGCTTCATGGCAGGTAAGTTGGGGCATCTATTACATCAGGGATTGGCATGGCGGGCGGTGTATTATGAAATGCTAATGTAAAGGTCCATAACAAAGTAGGCGATAGGATAATTGTTCTGTACTCACGCCCTGTGAAACATGTTTCTTTCCAGGCAAGCTGGTGAATGTTCCCCTGGAACAGCTCCCCCTCTTGTTCAAAGCAGTCTTGCACTCCTGCAAATCCAGCCTAATCAGCTACAGGACAGGAAGTTCCCCCTGTCTGACTTCTACGGGTACCTCCCCTGGGAACTGAGCCCCGCCCTCCTGGCTCTAGGACCGCCCCTTTACTCAGAGCTGGCCTGGGGGACAGGGCAAGGGACTGGTCCTCCTTCCTGTGAATGTGACAAGCAGCTagtttttaaaaacttttttttctCTATATATTTATTACACGACAGAGCTGAATGTATGCTGATTTACACTGTGCACATGCTTCTGTACAAACTAAATGCACATAGATGCATTGGTCTTTGGAGTTTACAAGTGTGTATCCGATTGCTCAACGTGTCGGTGTTGCCATTGTTAGAACTAGATTTGAAAGGTTtattttatttggatgggggcgGGTATAAATTAGTAGTGTTTTGAGACTACCTCAGGAAGATGTTGTTGCTATTTTCAGGTACCTTTTTCTCACTGTTTTGAAATGAAGAGTTGCCCAGTCTGAATCAAATCCCTGTAAATGCTTTAAACTCCTGAATCATAGATTGGTAAGTAGGCCTTTACCATGAAATTGACCAAACGCATTGCTGTATTTTGAACCAAAGATAGAAAAGCATTCACCCCTGCAATCAGCAAATGAATGTTCAGTACTGGTGTATTGTCCCAATTCTTGTAGTATGTTTCTATACTGtgttacacacactctctcttacaGAACCCACAGACAGACATCCTGTAAGGGATGGGCTGGTCAGTTTGAACATTCCTAGACTTTCAGTGAGGTGACATTTAGTGGGATTGTGGGATCTTCGTAGAAATCGAGCATACGGGTATTTTCTACAATCATAGACTGCAGAACAAATTGAATTGCAGGGGAAGTTTGTTATTAGCTgtattgatttttttgttgttgaccaaagtGTTATGCAAAGCTTTTTCAAGCAGCACCCATAGATGTGTGATGAGCCGATAGCTCAATGTAATGATTTCTTATCAATGAAGGACCAGAATAAGAAATGAATCAATCTGCATCGGAGCCAGAGGGGAGACCT
The DNA window shown above is from Coregonus clupeaformis isolate EN_2021a chromosome 18, ASM2061545v1, whole genome shotgun sequence and carries:
- the LOC121550473 gene encoding nuclear receptor subfamily 6 group A member 1-A-like isoform X1, coding for MKEENPVDDVAADPRVCLICGDRATGLHYGIISCEGCKGFFKRSICNKRVYRCSRDKNCEMSRKQRNRCQYCRLLKCLQMGMNRKAIREDGMPGGRNKSIGPVQITDDEIERIMSGQEFKEEASLPEHSWSNNGDSSDHSSPSNGASEGNQPSPASTLSSNRSVEMNGGYTAALRDQYINTPMNTPYQLLPHLFSYHAQSGLLAPQPRSLYPQSHPLVLQLVAAEDLAPLATPMLIEDGYKVTQVELFALLCRLADELLFRQISWIKKLPFFCELSIEDYTCLLSSTWQELILLSCLTIYSAQIFGDLADVTAKYTPSDDELQGFSENGMEVMERLIYLFRKFHQLKVSNEEYACMKAINFLNQDIRGLTNISQLEQLNKRYWYVCQDYTEYKYPHQPKRFPEIMMCLPEIRFMAGKLVNVPLEQLPLLFKAVLHSCKSSLISYRTGSSPCLTSTGTSPGN
- the LOC121550473 gene encoding nuclear receptor subfamily 6 group A member 1-A-like isoform X2 encodes the protein MDTWEDVAADPRVCLICGDRATGLHYGIISCEGCKGFFKRSICNKRVYRCSRDKNCEMSRKQRNRCQYCRLLKCLQMGMNRKAIREDGMPGGRNKSIGPVQITDDEIERIMSGQEFKEEASLPEHSWSNNGDSSDHSSPSNGASEGNQPSPASTLSSNRSVEMNGGYTAALRDQYINTPMNTPYQLLPHLFSYHAQSGLLAPQPRSLYPQSHPLVLQLVAAEDLAPLATPMLIEDGYKVTQVELFALLCRLADELLFRQISWIKKLPFFCELSIEDYTCLLSSTWQELILLSCLTIYSAQIFGDLADVTAKYTPSDDELQGFSENGMEVMERLIYLFRKFHQLKVSNEEYACMKAINFLNQDIRGLTNISQLEQLNKRYWYVCQDYTEYKYPHQPKRFPEIMMCLPEIRFMAGKLVNVPLEQLPLLFKAVLHSCKSSLISYRTGSSPCLTSTGTSPGN